The stretch of DNA GAATGGAATGATTCCATAGTTTTTGTTTTAATTAAGACCTTTTGAAAAATCCGTGTTTCTTGATTTATCAGATTAGATTTAATGAATTCGATTATCCCATTCAGAGCTTGACCTAATATGCCAAAAATATCAGAGTGGATTCAGAAGGTATAAATTACCTTCTTTTTCTTTGCATAATCCATGTTATGATTCGTTAGGTACTTTACATTTTCAAATATTAAGATATTAAAATACTGATAGAAAACCTAGGAGGAAAACATACATGAAGAAACTAATATCGTTAGTTCTGCTGATGTCTTTATTCAGTGGTGTATCATCAGTTAGTGCAATCACAACATTTAAGGAACCACCTTTCCAAGCATATAAAGTAACCCAAGGAGATTCATTTTGGTTTATTGCTAATAGATACGGATTAGATTACAAAAAATTAATGGAGCTAAACCCAACAGTTGATCCTATGCAAATGAAAGTTGGATCAGTGATTCAACTAAAACCAGCTTCACAATCAACTCCAACTCCAACTCCACCAACCACAGCTTCATCAGCTCTTTCAGCATATGAACAACAAGTGGTTACATTGGTAAATCAAGAACGTGCAAAAGTTTCTCTTCCTGCTTTGAAAGTTGATGCGAAATTATCTGAAGTCGCAGGCATCAAATCACAAGATATGAAAAACCTTAATACTATGTCTCATGACGGAACTTATGGATCACCTTTCGATATGATGAAACATTTTGGAGTTACTTATAAATCAGCTGGCGAAAATATTGCTCAAGGTCAAACAACCCCTGCAGAAGTCATGAAAGCTTGGATGAATTCTCCTGGTCATAAAGCTAACATCTTGAGTAAAAACTTTACTCATATCGGAGTTGGCCATGTAGCCAGTGGAAACTATTGGACTCAACAATTTATAGGAAAATAAGAGAAAGAAGTGTGGTTAATTCCATGCTTCTTTTTTTATTTGTCTTAATATATTGTCAAAACATTTTAAATAACCTTATCCTTTGAGGGTAGCTTTTTCTTATTGCTTTTAAGAGTTCGTAAAAGTGACCCTTTAGTTGAATAAGAAAAAAAGCTATCTAAACAGCTAAATGATCTTCAAGTAA from Paenisporosarcina sp. FSL H8-0542 encodes:
- a CDS encoding CAP domain-containing protein, coding for MKKLISLVLLMSLFSGVSSVSAITTFKEPPFQAYKVTQGDSFWFIANRYGLDYKKLMELNPTVDPMQMKVGSVIQLKPASQSTPTPTPPTTASSALSAYEQQVVTLVNQERAKVSLPALKVDAKLSEVAGIKSQDMKNLNTMSHDGTYGSPFDMMKHFGVTYKSAGENIAQGQTTPAEVMKAWMNSPGHKANILSKNFTHIGVGHVASGNYWTQQFIGK